A single window of Micrococcaceae bacterium Sec5.1 DNA harbors:
- a CDS encoding nitronate monooxygenase, with the protein MQTKICQMLKIDIPVLAFSHCRDVVAAVSKSGGYGVLGAVLMTPEELEAELTWIDDHIGGAPYGIDLMLPIGLADSGDEPDSVELPADAVAYRDRMLREHGIDPETLTPVTMATAQSFSEHRANELIDVALAHGVTLIASALGPPPIAMVEKAHAAGVYVAALVGNKKHALTQLDRGVDVIVAQGYEAGGHTGEIGTMVLTAEIVQTVKAINPDVPVLAAGGIMNGRQLAASVALGAAGAWCGSVWLASREAETEEHLKRKMLEATSSDTVRSKYRTGKPSRQLRSAWHVGWEAPEAPAALAMPLMGYLSEPALKKASQLADSGHVGAAELSTYWIGQGVGLMNQPKSVAQIMEDFAEGYIEAVAVLTESIDE; encoded by the coding sequence ATGCAGACAAAGATCTGTCAGATGCTCAAGATCGACATTCCGGTGCTCGCCTTTTCTCACTGCCGCGATGTCGTCGCGGCAGTGAGCAAATCTGGCGGCTATGGCGTACTCGGCGCGGTGCTCATGACTCCGGAGGAGTTGGAAGCCGAACTCACGTGGATCGATGATCATATAGGTGGAGCCCCATATGGCATCGACCTCATGCTGCCCATCGGGCTCGCCGACAGTGGCGACGAACCCGACTCCGTAGAACTACCAGCCGATGCCGTCGCCTACCGGGATAGGATGCTTCGCGAGCACGGCATCGACCCCGAGACGCTCACGCCGGTCACGATGGCAACGGCGCAGTCTTTCTCGGAACATCGGGCCAACGAGCTCATCGATGTGGCTCTGGCCCACGGAGTGACGTTGATCGCCAGCGCACTCGGCCCGCCTCCGATCGCGATGGTCGAGAAGGCACATGCCGCGGGCGTGTACGTGGCAGCGCTCGTCGGCAACAAAAAGCACGCGCTGACCCAGCTCGACCGCGGGGTGGACGTAATCGTCGCACAGGGGTACGAGGCTGGCGGACATACAGGCGAGATCGGGACGATGGTCCTCACGGCCGAGATAGTGCAGACCGTCAAGGCGATCAACCCAGACGTGCCGGTACTCGCTGCGGGCGGAATCATGAACGGCCGTCAACTGGCCGCCTCGGTCGCGCTCGGTGCTGCCGGTGCGTGGTGCGGCTCGGTATGGTTGGCCAGCCGAGAGGCAGAGACTGAGGAGCACCTTAAGAGAAAGATGCTCGAGGCGACTTCGAGCGACACTGTGCGATCGAAGTATCGCACCGGCAAGCCCTCTCGCCAGTTGCGCTCCGCGTGGCACGTCGGATGGGAAGCGCCCGAAGCCCCGGCAGCACTCGCGATGCCACTCATGGGATATCTCAGTGAGCCCGCCCTCAAGAAAGCGAGCCAACTCGCCGACAGTGGACACGTCGGCGCGGCGGAGTTGAGTACCTACTGGATTGGACAGGGCGTTGGGCTCATGAATCAGCCCAAGAGCGTGGCGCAGATCATGGAAGACTTCGCAGAGGGATACATCGAAGCCGTGGCAGTGCTGACAGAATCAATCGACGAGTGA
- a CDS encoding thioesterase family protein produces the protein MTPLNLGKLLGLTAVIDTRVSEDLVDANGHMSLPHYLTAGVRALWARANPLGLSDARQQDMSLFVSEQHGRYLSEMLLDDRYTAHPAFLNRSRRALHAATYIVDRTHERLACRIESVSIFVSTQTRRSIDFPPALARELDAVIREDRGLIDDPTLCEGLWRAAPA, from the coding sequence ATGACTCCCCTGAATCTCGGAAAACTGCTAGGGCTCACCGCCGTTATCGACACTCGAGTTTCCGAGGACCTCGTCGACGCTAACGGCCATATGAGCCTGCCTCACTACCTGACGGCCGGAGTTCGGGCTCTGTGGGCCCGCGCGAACCCGCTGGGGCTTTCAGATGCGCGACAGCAAGACATGTCGTTATTCGTATCGGAACAGCACGGACGATATCTAAGTGAGATGCTCCTCGATGATCGCTACACCGCGCATCCCGCCTTTCTCAATCGCTCACGCCGGGCACTGCACGCCGCCACGTACATCGTCGACCGGACCCACGAGCGGCTGGCCTGCCGAATCGAAAGTGTGAGCATCTTCGTGTCGACGCAGACCCGACGAAGCATCGATTTTCCCCCGGCTTTGGCCAGGGAACTCGACGCGGTCATACGCGAAGATCGCGGTTTGATCGACGATCCGACTCTTTGCGAGGGGCTCTGGCGCGCGGCGCCCGCCTAG
- a CDS encoding nitroreductase, with translation MSSSRFADSYSEAQSFGALVHGRQSTRAFLADPVPHATLQEIFDLARRSPSWCNSQPWHAYVTEASETERFRTALLSNAVAHPGEVASDVPMPTDYRGAHLERRRESGWQLYEAVGVTRGDREASARQSLKNFELFSAPHVAIITVDVALGPYAILDVGIFVGHLLLAAESMGVATVPQAAVATRSPLVRQFFDIPDTEAVLVAVSLGWPDHAHPANSYRTTRADSADVVRWRG, from the coding sequence ATGTCGTCCAGCCGATTCGCCGATTCGTACTCAGAGGCACAGAGTTTCGGCGCGCTGGTGCACGGACGCCAAAGCACGCGCGCCTTCCTTGCTGACCCCGTGCCGCACGCGACCCTCCAGGAAATCTTCGACCTCGCGCGAAGATCTCCGTCGTGGTGCAACAGCCAACCCTGGCACGCGTACGTCACCGAAGCCAGCGAGACCGAGCGGTTTCGTACTGCCTTGCTCAGCAACGCGGTCGCGCACCCCGGCGAGGTTGCGTCGGACGTGCCCATGCCCACGGATTATCGCGGCGCACACCTCGAGCGGCGACGCGAGAGCGGGTGGCAGCTCTACGAGGCCGTCGGCGTCACCCGCGGCGACCGGGAGGCATCGGCCCGGCAATCCCTGAAGAACTTCGAGCTGTTCAGCGCCCCGCACGTCGCCATCATCACGGTCGACGTCGCGCTCGGTCCGTACGCCATCCTCGATGTCGGCATCTTCGTCGGACACTTGCTGCTTGCCGCAGAATCGATGGGGGTTGCGACCGTCCCACAAGCCGCGGTCGCGACGCGGTCGCCCCTAGTGCGCCAGTTCTTCGACATTCCCGACACGGAAGCAGTGCTGGTCGCCGTCTCCCTCGGCTGGCCGGATCACGCTCACCCTGCGAACAGCTACAGGACGACCCGCGCGGATTCGGCCGACGTCGTCCGCTGGCGCGGCTGA
- a CDS encoding AMP-binding protein, producing the protein MREDKTVVQLIDYWADERPNHRFLTVADNSMTYGEVRDAAWRLAGGLAARGVAPGDRVAIMAVTSVQMVTSLFATAALGAISVPLNIYLKGEPLRHQLTSSGCRALVTDAAGIQMVRHLASSLPDLGLVVLVDGDKAGHEIEGLELVGFDELMSEAEPITAVAADDSDVYTILYTSGTTGLPKGCVISHGQTKHWARYTEALSALTDSDVVYTAAPLFHVGGQTPLLGALAVGIPVVFETGFSASRYLARAKEVGATVAVGVGWIAQALLKQPPGPSDKTHTLRAMSTVQLSVAEQEQFEARFGIRTLTQQYGQTECYPIAYNSYAEQSLSPYTGRPAPALSVEIHDDDGRRVPVGAVGEIVVRPKEPHALFQRYWGDDAATVKAFEGLWFHTGDMGREVDGELQYVDRKKDSMRRRGENISAFELERSLALFKGVLEVAVHGVEIEGELDQAIKACLVVEDPDSFNFAKLATYMGQELPYFAVPQYVELVSELPRNASGRVMKDQLRAVGINNATHDLISMGLGVTREQRRAKAHL; encoded by the coding sequence GTGCGAGAAGACAAGACAGTTGTGCAGCTGATCGACTATTGGGCAGATGAAAGGCCCAATCATCGCTTTCTGACAGTGGCCGACAACAGCATGACCTACGGAGAGGTGCGAGACGCGGCGTGGCGTTTGGCGGGCGGCCTCGCCGCCCGCGGGGTTGCCCCTGGGGATCGCGTAGCCATCATGGCGGTGACATCCGTGCAGATGGTGACCAGCCTCTTCGCGACCGCCGCGTTGGGGGCGATCTCCGTGCCACTGAACATCTACCTGAAAGGCGAGCCCCTTCGCCACCAGCTCACCAGCAGCGGATGCAGGGCACTTGTGACAGATGCGGCCGGCATCCAGATGGTCCGCCATCTGGCGTCGTCGCTTCCCGATCTCGGGCTAGTTGTACTGGTCGACGGTGACAAGGCTGGGCACGAGATCGAGGGGCTGGAGCTCGTCGGGTTCGACGAGCTGATGTCCGAGGCGGAGCCCATCACGGCGGTAGCGGCGGACGATAGCGACGTCTATACGATCCTGTACACATCCGGGACCACAGGATTGCCGAAGGGCTGTGTGATCAGTCACGGTCAAACCAAGCACTGGGCGCGATACACCGAAGCGCTGTCGGCGTTGACAGACAGCGACGTCGTATATACCGCTGCCCCCCTGTTTCACGTCGGCGGACAGACTCCCCTTCTTGGGGCGCTCGCGGTGGGCATCCCCGTTGTGTTCGAGACCGGATTTTCCGCCTCTCGGTATCTGGCCCGCGCGAAAGAGGTGGGGGCCACCGTCGCGGTCGGTGTCGGCTGGATCGCGCAGGCCCTCCTCAAGCAGCCGCCGGGGCCGTCCGACAAGACCCACACATTGCGCGCGATGTCCACTGTGCAACTCTCCGTGGCCGAGCAGGAACAGTTCGAGGCGCGGTTCGGCATCCGGACACTGACGCAGCAATACGGTCAGACCGAATGTTATCCGATCGCCTATAACTCGTACGCCGAACAGAGCCTCAGCCCATACACCGGCCGCCCGGCCCCTGCCCTAAGCGTCGAGATCCACGACGATGACGGACGACGCGTACCCGTTGGGGCCGTCGGCGAAATCGTAGTGAGGCCCAAAGAGCCGCACGCACTGTTCCAGCGCTACTGGGGCGATGACGCCGCGACCGTGAAAGCGTTTGAGGGTCTGTGGTTTCATACCGGAGACATGGGACGCGAAGTCGACGGCGAGCTCCAGTACGTGGATCGGAAGAAGGACTCGATGCGTCGGCGCGGAGAGAACATCTCGGCCTTCGAACTTGAACGCTCGCTGGCTCTATTCAAGGGCGTGCTCGAAGTAGCCGTGCACGGGGTGGAAATCGAGGGCGAACTCGACCAGGCGATTAAGGCGTGCCTGGTTGTGGAGGATCCCGATTCTTTCAACTTCGCGAAGCTGGCGACCTACATGGGGCAGGAGTTGCCATATTTCGCCGTTCCCCAGTATGTCGAGCTCGTCAGCGAGCTACCGCGAAATGCCTCTGGTCGAGTCATGAAGGATCAGCTCCGAGCCGTAGGCATAAACAACGCCACGCACGATCTCATATCGATGGGACTCGGCGTGACCCGCGAACAACGCCGTGCTAAAGCACACCTCTGA
- a CDS encoding AMP-binding protein: MTQDTTTTTTTERYPGRYSADSPDRIALIHGASGWTQTYRELDDRANRISRAFAARGLAPGDHVMVLLENHERYLEVIWGAHYAGLVYTTCSTRLTAEELSYIASDSGARAIVCGAAFATVAAKVTRERPEIGVRLVIGGEVDGFESYEATVEAADPTPLPSPRVAGADMLYSSGTTGRQKAIVRKSKAAPLETAAVGVSYVARKLFHFDESTVYLCPAPLYHGAGIRFVMATTALGGTAVIMDKFDPAKFLELLETYGATHSQVVPTMMSRMMRLDDEARLGFDVSSLEYFIHSAAPCPPALKAQVIDWLGPVVYEYYAGTESNGVVFCNSEEWLSHPGTVGRPIGCEIYICDEDGQVLPTGETGTVFFGNGASFEYHGDTAKTAASRHPRGWSTLGDIGHVDKDGFLYLTDRKAFMIISGGVNIYPQEAENVLSAHPAVLDVAVFGVPNPDFGEEVKAIVQPVEMPEPGPGADALARELIEYCRSRLADVKCPRSVEFRDDLPRDPSGKMLKRRLRDEFIAATNGVVSTS, encoded by the coding sequence ATGACTCAAGACACGACGACAACAACGACGACCGAGCGGTACCCGGGACGGTACTCAGCGGATTCACCTGACCGCATCGCCCTGATCCACGGCGCCAGCGGATGGACGCAGACCTACCGTGAACTTGATGATCGGGCAAACCGCATCTCGCGAGCATTCGCTGCGCGGGGGCTTGCACCCGGCGACCACGTCATGGTCCTGTTGGAGAACCACGAGCGATACCTCGAGGTGATCTGGGGTGCGCATTATGCAGGACTGGTCTACACGACCTGCTCGACGCGACTCACAGCCGAAGAGCTTAGTTACATCGCATCGGATAGCGGCGCTCGCGCGATTGTCTGCGGCGCCGCGTTCGCAACGGTCGCGGCTAAGGTAACCCGCGAGCGTCCGGAAATCGGCGTTCGCCTGGTGATCGGAGGCGAAGTCGACGGCTTCGAATCGTATGAGGCGACGGTGGAGGCCGCCGATCCCACCCCACTCCCTTCGCCGCGAGTGGCGGGCGCGGACATGCTGTATTCGTCCGGAACGACGGGTCGTCAGAAGGCGATCGTGCGCAAATCGAAGGCGGCGCCGCTCGAAACGGCTGCAGTGGGCGTGTCATACGTGGCGCGCAAGCTATTTCACTTCGACGAGAGCACGGTCTACCTCTGCCCGGCGCCCCTGTATCACGGCGCGGGGATTCGTTTCGTCATGGCCACGACCGCGCTCGGGGGCACCGCGGTGATCATGGATAAATTCGATCCTGCAAAGTTCCTGGAACTGCTCGAAACGTACGGAGCAACGCACAGTCAAGTGGTTCCGACCATGATGTCCCGGATGATGCGCCTGGATGACGAGGCGCGGCTCGGGTTTGACGTCTCTAGCCTGGAGTACTTCATCCACTCCGCCGCGCCGTGCCCGCCCGCGCTCAAGGCCCAGGTGATCGATTGGCTGGGACCCGTGGTGTACGAGTACTACGCCGGAACCGAGAGCAACGGAGTTGTCTTCTGCAACTCCGAGGAGTGGCTGTCGCACCCGGGCACCGTCGGCCGCCCGATCGGATGCGAGATCTACATCTGCGACGAGGATGGACAGGTCTTGCCCACGGGCGAAACCGGGACCGTCTTTTTTGGCAACGGTGCCTCTTTCGAGTATCACGGGGATACAGCCAAGACCGCGGCGTCGCGGCATCCACGAGGATGGAGCACGCTCGGCGACATCGGCCACGTCGACAAGGACGGGTTCCTCTACTTGACCGACCGTAAAGCATTCATGATCATTTCGGGCGGCGTCAACATCTATCCGCAGGAGGCGGAGAATGTTCTCTCCGCTCATCCTGCGGTGTTGGACGTCGCCGTCTTCGGCGTTCCCAACCCGGACTTCGGGGAAGAGGTCAAGGCGATCGTGCAGCCGGTCGAAATGCCAGAACCTGGTCCCGGCGCGGACGCGCTGGCCCGGGAACTAATCGAGTACTGTCGGTCGCGTCTCGCCGATGTCAAGTGTCCGCGCAGCGTCGAGTTTCGCGATGATCTGCCGCGTGATCCCTCAGGAAAGATGTTGAAGCGGAGACTCCGCGACGAGTTCATAGCAGCGACGAACGGAGTGGTCAGCACCTCATGA
- a CDS encoding lipid-transfer protein, giving the protein MNDFRTLRGRAAIVGIGESAFYKRGGSPDSEFELCLKSVIAAADDAGIDVRDVDGLVSFGGDKNEPPKIAAALGLKDLKVSAMQATISGGGSSGHIGLAAAAVATGMADNVIAYRAITQPSSARFGLGAYGGGASASNEVSGHGFGGFTAAHGLLTPAQKYALRAQRLLEVVGVDPSTFEAVARTAYHHAQTNVHAVMHGRPLSSDAYQESRWISEPFHLYDCCAESDGAAAVLITHRARAEDLRDDPVYILSAAGGGPLRSAAQENVPDYVTGGFKTLAPRLFEQAGLTPADIDVLQVYDNFTAGVVMAIIEHGFCTPDEAAALLTFENLTVGGSLPLNTSGGNFAEAYVQSMQMHTEAVRQLRGTAINQVANARTCLCAGGPMTSVSTSVIYGTKELL; this is encoded by the coding sequence ATGAACGATTTCAGGACCCTTCGCGGGCGCGCGGCGATCGTTGGGATCGGTGAGAGCGCCTTTTACAAGCGGGGTGGCTCGCCCGATTCGGAGTTCGAGCTGTGCCTCAAGTCGGTGATCGCGGCAGCGGACGATGCGGGAATCGACGTGCGTGATGTGGACGGCTTGGTGTCGTTCGGCGGTGACAAAAATGAACCGCCCAAAATCGCGGCAGCACTGGGGTTGAAGGACCTGAAGGTGTCGGCGATGCAGGCGACAATCAGCGGTGGCGGCTCCAGCGGTCATATCGGCCTGGCTGCCGCAGCCGTGGCGACCGGCATGGCAGACAACGTGATCGCGTACCGTGCCATCACACAGCCATCATCCGCTCGATTCGGGCTGGGGGCATACGGCGGCGGAGCGTCCGCGTCGAACGAGGTTTCGGGGCATGGGTTTGGCGGTTTCACGGCAGCCCATGGACTGCTGACGCCCGCTCAGAAGTACGCCCTGCGCGCGCAGCGGTTGCTCGAGGTTGTCGGTGTCGACCCGAGCACCTTCGAAGCGGTGGCACGTACCGCCTACCACCACGCTCAGACCAACGTGCACGCCGTCATGCACGGCCGCCCGTTGTCATCGGACGCGTACCAGGAATCGCGTTGGATCTCCGAGCCTTTTCATCTTTACGACTGCTGCGCCGAGAGCGATGGGGCCGCGGCCGTCCTGATCACCCACCGAGCGCGTGCTGAGGATCTACGCGATGACCCCGTGTACATTCTTTCTGCGGCTGGGGGAGGACCGCTACGCAGTGCGGCACAGGAGAACGTCCCCGATTACGTCACTGGGGGGTTCAAGACCCTCGCCCCACGCCTGTTCGAGCAGGCCGGGTTGACACCTGCCGACATCGACGTCCTGCAGGTGTACGACAACTTCACCGCCGGAGTTGTCATGGCGATCATCGAGCATGGGTTCTGCACCCCGGATGAAGCCGCCGCCCTGTTGACCTTCGAGAACTTGACCGTTGGTGGGTCTCTGCCGCTCAACACCTCGGGTGGTAACTTTGCCGAAGCGTACGTCCAATCCATGCAGATGCATACAGAGGCGGTGCGCCAGCTTCGGGGCACCGCGATCAATCAGGTGGCGAATGCCCGAACCTGCCTGTGCGCGGGTGGCCCAATGACGTCTGTGAGTACCTCTGTCATCTATGGAACAAAGGAACTGCTGTGA
- a CDS encoding OB-fold domain-containing protein: MSVDLYFPEPFVTPRPMPDGFDLPHFDGLREHRLVLPHCGQCGTWTWPPDVVCWKCHTFGLNWDETEPEGTVYSWTRVWHAARPQLAGAVPYIVALVELPNASNVRLIGNLLGPGDQDVSIGTPVKGIFEDAEDGTYTLLQWARA; this comes from the coding sequence GTGAGTGTGGATCTGTACTTTCCGGAGCCGTTCGTTACCCCCCGGCCAATGCCGGACGGGTTCGACCTCCCGCATTTCGACGGGCTGCGTGAGCATCGGCTCGTGCTGCCACACTGCGGCCAATGCGGAACATGGACATGGCCTCCCGATGTCGTCTGCTGGAAATGCCACACGTTTGGGTTGAACTGGGATGAAACCGAGCCGGAGGGCACGGTCTATAGCTGGACGCGCGTCTGGCACGCTGCGCGGCCACAGCTCGCGGGCGCTGTCCCCTATATCGTGGCGCTGGTGGAACTGCCGAACGCGAGCAATGTGCGTCTGATCGGCAACCTGCTTGGTCCCGGCGACCAGGACGTCTCGATCGGGACTCCCGTTAAAGGTATCTTCGAGGATGCGGAGGACGGTACGTACACGCTTTTGCAGTGGGCGAGAGCGTAG
- a CDS encoding CaiB/BaiF CoA-transferase family protein, translated as MTAEERKGPLDGVRVVEVGGIGPGPHGAMMLGDLGADVVRIERPGYDFDQDHFDFVMRNRRITVLDLKRESDLADLFRLVVGADVLIEGNRPGVAERLGFGPDVCLDSNPRLIYARMTGWGQTGPLAARAGHDINYISLTGALHAIGRAGQRPTVPVNFVGDYGGGSMLLAQGILAALVERSMSGEGQVLDVAMVDGASILSQQILSLHELGRWSDRGTNTLDGGAPFYDTYACSDGKYVAVGALEGQFYLELLRGLQLDPADVPDRDDSAQWPALRAVFTKLFRQRTREDWTEIFESTDACVSPVLDFDEAAQHRHIVSRAVRIEVEGLSQAAPAPRFGRTPAGAPSAPPRQASVVDEILTDWSTRCSSP; from the coding sequence ATGACAGCCGAAGAGCGAAAGGGACCGCTTGACGGTGTCCGTGTTGTCGAAGTGGGCGGGATCGGCCCCGGTCCACACGGAGCCATGATGCTCGGCGATCTCGGCGCGGACGTCGTCCGCATCGAACGCCCTGGCTACGATTTCGACCAGGATCACTTCGACTTTGTGATGCGCAATCGCCGGATCACGGTCCTCGATCTCAAACGAGAATCCGATCTCGCCGACCTGTTCCGCCTGGTCGTCGGTGCGGACGTCCTGATCGAGGGCAATCGGCCCGGCGTCGCCGAGCGTCTGGGCTTCGGACCCGACGTGTGCCTCGACTCCAATCCTCGACTAATCTATGCCCGCATGACTGGGTGGGGGCAGACTGGCCCCCTCGCTGCGCGCGCGGGCCACGACATCAACTACATCTCGCTCACTGGTGCTCTCCATGCGATCGGACGTGCCGGCCAGCGACCGACCGTCCCAGTGAACTTCGTCGGCGACTACGGTGGCGGATCGATGCTCCTCGCGCAGGGGATTCTGGCGGCACTCGTGGAACGCTCGATGTCAGGTGAAGGCCAGGTTCTCGACGTCGCGATGGTCGACGGAGCGAGCATCCTGTCGCAGCAGATCCTCTCCCTACACGAACTCGGCAGATGGAGCGACCGAGGAACCAACACCCTCGATGGCGGCGCACCCTTCTACGACACGTACGCATGTTCCGACGGAAAGTACGTGGCCGTCGGAGCCCTCGAGGGACAGTTTTATCTCGAACTGCTACGCGGCCTTCAGCTCGACCCTGCCGACGTCCCCGACCGCGATGACAGCGCTCAGTGGCCTGCACTGCGAGCGGTGTTCACGAAGCTGTTCCGTCAGAGAACGCGCGAAGATTGGACTGAGATCTTCGAGAGTACAGACGCATGCGTGTCACCGGTCCTCGACTTCGATGAGGCCGCCCAGCATCGCCATATCGTGTCACGCGCAGTCCGGATAGAAGTCGAGGGCTTAAGCCAGGCCGCACCGGCTCCCCGATTTGGACGGACACCGGCGGGCGCGCCGAGCGCCCCACCGCGTCAGGCCTCCGTTGTAGACGAGATCCTCACCGACTGGAGCACTAGGTGTAGTTCCCCGTGA
- a CDS encoding enoyl-CoA hydratase-related protein, translating into MALELEVVDRCLVMTFNRPDRRNAVNAELGRLLLDAVERLDSDPALRVGVIAANGSTFCAGMDLKEFGTDGPPRGLFRFVRREARKPLIAAVNGPAYAGGLEIALACDVVVASRSASFGLPEVSRGLIAGAGGLYRLPRKVGEGLANLMILTGEPIGAEQARDAGLVSVLVEDEIKVRDRAIEIALRVAENSPLAVRSSKRLLEHAQGISFSEYWDVQRQYMRDVGAAPDAYEGAAAFVEGRHAQWQTD; encoded by the coding sequence GTGGCTCTTGAGCTCGAAGTCGTCGATCGATGCCTTGTGATGACCTTTAACCGGCCCGATCGTCGCAACGCCGTGAACGCCGAACTCGGACGACTCTTGCTCGACGCGGTCGAGCGGCTCGACTCGGACCCAGCGTTGCGCGTCGGCGTCATTGCGGCGAACGGATCGACGTTCTGCGCGGGCATGGACCTGAAAGAGTTCGGCACCGACGGCCCACCGCGAGGCCTGTTCCGTTTCGTACGGCGCGAGGCGAGAAAGCCCCTTATTGCCGCCGTCAACGGGCCGGCCTACGCCGGGGGGCTCGAGATCGCTCTCGCGTGCGACGTCGTCGTCGCGTCCCGCTCGGCATCATTCGGACTCCCTGAGGTTAGTCGCGGTCTTATCGCAGGTGCCGGCGGACTCTATCGCCTCCCGCGCAAGGTCGGCGAAGGGCTGGCGAACCTCATGATCCTGACAGGCGAGCCGATCGGTGCCGAGCAGGCCCGTGACGCGGGACTCGTGTCGGTGCTGGTCGAGGACGAGATCAAGGTGCGCGATCGCGCAATCGAAATCGCCCTTCGTGTAGCAGAGAACTCGCCTTTAGCCGTGCGCTCTTCCAAGCGCCTGCTCGAACATGCCCAGGGGATATCGTTCTCGGAGTATTGGGACGTCCAGCGCCAGTACATGCGCGACGTAGGTGCTGCGCCGGATGCCTATGAGGGGGCGGCGGCGTTCGTTGAAGGTCGCCACGCTCAATGGCAGACCGACTGA
- a CDS encoding enoyl-CoA hydratase-related protein: MPITTTSQGSALTITLDRPERRNAMDAVMAEQLEQALDQLENDPELRVGILTGAAGHFSAGTDLSLPRSPATQRGGEYGIVRRLRAKPLIAAVEGVAFGGGLEIVLACELIVVASGARLALPEAQRGLVPTCGGIFRILEALPESVAMGVLLAGEEIDGATAGRLGLATRVGANGHAVSLALELAESVCRRRHPFRLSWVRSHRFAPQVPQRVGVPPPTRSPRSTVAQTCKRGSLRSSSGEFPPGTLMQ, translated from the coding sequence ATGCCTATCACGACCACATCCCAAGGCTCTGCCCTCACCATCACCCTCGACCGCCCCGAACGTCGCAACGCGATGGATGCCGTGATGGCGGAGCAGTTGGAGCAGGCGCTTGATCAGCTTGAAAACGACCCGGAGCTTCGCGTCGGCATCCTCACCGGCGCGGCCGGACATTTCAGCGCGGGCACCGACCTCAGCCTCCCACGCAGCCCAGCAACGCAGCGCGGCGGGGAGTATGGCATTGTTCGCCGCCTTCGAGCCAAGCCGCTCATCGCGGCAGTGGAAGGGGTTGCCTTCGGCGGCGGCCTTGAGATCGTCCTCGCCTGCGAACTCATCGTGGTCGCGAGTGGAGCACGGCTCGCCCTTCCGGAGGCGCAGCGCGGCCTGGTCCCCACATGCGGCGGCATCTTCCGCATACTCGAGGCCCTCCCCGAGTCGGTGGCGATGGGAGTGTTGCTCGCAGGCGAGGAGATCGACGGCGCGACGGCCGGCCGCCTGGGGCTGGCGACCCGGGTTGGGGCCAACGGACATGCAGTTAGTCTTGCACTCGAACTGGCCGAGTCGGTTTGCCGTCGCCGGCATCCGTTTCGGCTCTCCTGGGTGCGATCGCACAGGTTCGCGCCGCAAGTTCCTCAGAGGGTTGGCGTGCCACCGCCGACGCGATCACCGAGATCGACGGTGGCGCAGACATGCAAGAGGGGATCACTGCGTTCTTCGAGCGGCGAGTTCCCGCCTGGCACCCTGATGCAATAG